In the genome of Coffea eugenioides isolate CCC68of unplaced genomic scaffold, Ceug_1.0 ScVebR1_253;HRSCAF=895, whole genome shotgun sequence, the window GCATCAATTTGATCTAGTCTACCCTTAAGTGCTCAACATCTGTAATAATAATCTTAAGGGACATTCTCTTGGTATTTCTTGTTTCTGTTATTTCTCCTGTGTAATAGCATTTACATGTTGAAACTTATCATTTGATGACATGGTATATGTGAATCATTTAAGAAGTTTATCTTGTACACATATCTTCATTTATCGTATAGTTATCGCAGTTCAATTTAATTATATTGTTTTCTGCTTACTGTTGCAGTGCTCAAATGGGCACACCATTTGTTCTGGTTGCAAGCCTAGGGTGCACAACCGCTGCCCAACCTGCAGGCATGAGCTTGGCAATATCAGATGTCTTGCATTGGAGAAGGTGGCCGCATCCCTTGAGCTTCCTTGTAAATATCAGAGTTTTGGGTGCATGGGCATATATCCTTATTACAGCAAGTTAAAGCATGAATCTCAATGTTCGTTTAGACCCTACAACTGCCCCTATGCAGGATCTGAGTGCACGGTCATTGGTGACATTCCCTATTTGGTGGCCCATCTAAAGGATGACCACAAAGTTGATATGCACAATGGCAGTACTTTTAACCATCGTTATGTCAAATCAAATCCACATGAAGTGGAGAATGCTACATGGATGCTCACAGTAAGTATTGTCCCCAAGCGGCTTTGATGGTCATTCACTGGTGGTTGGTATTTTTCTCCTACCTAAGCCTAGGTTTTTAACCCCCAGCTATCTAGTTTGTTTAgccattccttttcttttactCCTTTCATCTTCTCtgtcctccccccccccccccccctttctCTTTCTCCCCAGTTGTTAAGAGTATGACAACCATTTTGTGTGTGATAAAATTGTTGATTGCCAAAGGTTGTGAAAAGCATATACAAGAAATTGGTACTTTAAAAAGGTGTTAATGCATATAAAGCAATATGATGGGATTTATTAGTAACTCCATTCAGGTTTGTAGTTCTGATCTTTGACGTCCTTGCTGTCTGGGCAATGACCTTGTAGGAAATAATGAGGAGTCCTATTAATTAAACTGCCCATTGCTGTCCTTTGTTTGATAACCTTTAATAGCTTCTCTTATACATTTGTAGCAATCTGTTTACCTCTTGTACCTTCTTTTTTAATTTAGGTTTTCAGTTGCTTTGGGCAATACTTCTGCTTGCATTTTGAAGCATTTCAACATGGTATGGCGCCAGTTTACATAGCATTCTTGAGGTTCATGGGTGATGACAATGAGGCCAAAAACTATAGCTATAGTCTCGAGGTTGGCGGGAATGGCAGAAAGATGATATGGCAGGGAATTCCTAGAAGCATAAGAGATGGCCACCGCAAAGTTCGTGACAGTTTTGATGGCCTCATTATCCAACGTAACATAGCCCTGTTTTTCTCTGGCGGGGATCGGAAGGAATTGAAGCTCAGAGTCACAGGTAGGATTTGGAAAGAGCAGTGATGAGTTATAGCGCCACAGCTTCCGTCATTGTTTGTTATCTTAGGGGTAGATTTGTTCTTTTAGCTGTTGAGAGTCTTCTGGTCATGTATTTTCTGAACTTTAAGGAGGCAATCCCTCTTTGCAACTATGCAGTGAATACATGAGTGAGAAGTCCTGATTTTATGCAATTCATCATGCTTGTGTTGTGCAACATATAGTTAGTGCAATACTGCTAATGTTGTTTTAGTGTATCTAGCAGTTATTTAGTATGTACTCTAGCTACCATGTCAATGTAGTCCGGAGAATTCTCCTTAAAATATTCTAATGTATGTCTAGTGAAAAAGTTATTCCGGGTCTTCGAAAGAAATAGTTAATTCTTCTTTACCTATGCCCGTGTAAAACATTGTTTGATGTAGGGTACCATCCAGCAGTGTGTTCTGAGTGAGGGGCAGACGATTGTGTAGTTTAGTGTACTTAACTGAAGGCCTGCTTACTACACACTAGAAAAAAACAGCATCAATTATTGGTCAAACATATTCATTTGTTCCAATCAGAAAGAAATGTTTTGGATATTAACGAATCTGAATACGCTTTTAACTGGCTTACTGAATGAAATGTGAAGTGTCTGTAACTGAAATAATGGGTGGTTTTTATCTGCAGTTCCAAACATATTCATTTGTTCCAATCAGAAAGAAATGTTTTGGATATTAACGAATCTGAATACGCTTTTAACTGGCTTACTGAATGAAATGTGAAGTGCCTGTAACTGAAATAATGGGTGGTTTTTATCTGCAGTTTGCAGTAATCTCCAGTGGGGGATTTTCCAGCAAGCATCAGGAAGTCAATGACAATTTTTTGTAGTCTAGCGAGCACAAGTGTAAACCAATTACACTAGAAGTAGTGGGCTATCAAAAGAGTTTTAAAACTCTACTTGAATATAGATTAAAGGATTAAATTCATTAAACTGCATTCTAAAATTTCAGACTATTGGAAAGCTCACCAGTGGGTGCGTAGGCATCAGTTTGGGCCGGTGGTAGTTTAGTCCCTTCGAGATTTTCCTTGGATCGCTTTGGATTCTCTCCCCAGATTATAGAGTAGGGATAGGTATAGTCAGTAGTACTTCAGTTCCTTTTAGATTCTCTTTAGATCCCCTTTTTCCCTAGTATAGAGTGGGAGTAGGTATAGATTAGAATAGGGAAAATCAtacaaaacgtccctcacattttgtaaaataactttttttatctctt includes:
- the LOC113756911 gene encoding E3 ubiquitin-protein ligase DIS1 isoform X3, which gives rise to MNDATQIAVKPNLTVSSSVRELLECPVCLNAMYPPIHQCSNGHTICSGCKPRVHNRCPTCRHELGNIRCLALEKVAASLELPCKYQSFGCMGIYPYYSKLKHESQCSFRPYNCPYAGSECTVIGDIPYLVAHLKDDHKVDMHNGSTFNHRYVKSNPHEVENATWMLTVFSCFGQYFCLHFEAFQHGMAPVYIAFLRFMGDDNEAKNYSYSLEVGGNGRKMIWQGIPRSIRDGHRKVRDSFDGLIIQRNIALFFSGGDRKELKLRVTGRIWKEQ
- the LOC113756911 gene encoding E3 ubiquitin-protein ligase DIS1 isoform X1; its protein translation is MSTGNCYFDDLRNKPEVIDPAQDEELLEVSEHMNDATQIAVKPNLTVSSSVRELLECPVCLNAMYPPIHQCSNGHTICSGCKPRVHNRCPTCRHELGNIRCLALEKVAASLELPCKYQSFGCMGIYPYYSKLKHESQCSFRPYNCPYAGSECTVIGDIPYLVAHLKDDHKVDMHNGSTFNHRYVKSNPHEVENATWMLTVFSCFGQYFCLHFEAFQHGMAPVYIAFLRFMGDDNEAKNYSYSLEVGGNGRKMIWQGIPRSIRDGHRKVRDSFDGLIIQRNIALFFSGGDRKELKLRVTGRIWKEQ
- the LOC113756911 gene encoding E3 ubiquitin-protein ligase DIS1 isoform X2 is translated as MSTGNCYFDDLRNKPEVIDPAQDEELLEVSEHMNDATQIAVKPNLTVSSSVRELLECPVCLNAMYPPIHQPRVHNRCPTCRHELGNIRCLALEKVAASLELPCKYQSFGCMGIYPYYSKLKHESQCSFRPYNCPYAGSECTVIGDIPYLVAHLKDDHKVDMHNGSTFNHRYVKSNPHEVENATWMLTVFSCFGQYFCLHFEAFQHGMAPVYIAFLRFMGDDNEAKNYSYSLEVGGNGRKMIWQGIPRSIRDGHRKVRDSFDGLIIQRNIALFFSGGDRKELKLRVTGRIWKEQ